One genomic window of Marinobacter arenosus includes the following:
- a CDS encoding FAD assembly factor SdhE, which translates to MSEHAAPSDNSEFNRLWWHSRRGMLELDVLLIPFVEEVYRNLEAEDKARYQKLLSCEDTDMFEWFMQRSRPEDPDLQRMVDMILNRVQPD; encoded by the coding sequence ATGTCCGAACATGCCGCCCCCTCCGACAACTCCGAATTCAACCGCCTGTGGTGGCACAGCCGACGCGGGATGCTTGAATTGGACGTCCTGCTGATTCCCTTTGTTGAAGAGGTCTACCGGAACCTGGAAGCCGAGGACAAGGCGCGCTACCAGAAACTGCTCAGTTGCGAAGACACCGACATGTTCGAGTGGTTCATGCAGCGCAGCCGGCCCGAAGACCCGGACCTCCAGCGCATGGTTGATATGATTCTGAATCGTGTCCAGCCGGATTGA
- the nadB gene encoding L-aspartate oxidase has protein sequence MPQSYEFDVLIIGSGAAGLTVALNLPEHLRICVLSKADISSGATLWAQGGIAAVLDDDDSIEDHIQDTLAAGAGLCHEDAVRFTVEHGRESIDWLINSGVDFTKDENAHYHLTREGGHSHRRIIHAADATGHAVSTTLTEQAQSRPNIELMSSRVAIDLITNRKLSLPGNRCVGAYILNLEDNHVELFRARFTVIATGGASKAYRYTTNPDGASGDGIAMAWRAGCRVANMEFNQFHPTCLYHPHAKSFLITEAVRGEGGLLKLPDGSRFMDRFDERAELAPRDIVARAIDHEMKRLGADHLYLDISHKPADFIKHHFPTIYEKCLGFGIDITREPLPVVPAAHYTCGGIITDERARSDINGLYVVGEAGFTGLHGANRMASNSLLECLVYGRSAAQDIARREADIPPPPEAPDWDESQVRDSDEDVVISHNWDELRHFMWDYVGIVRTTKRLQRAKHRVDLLSREIGEFYSNYRVSNDLLELRNLVTVSDLIICSALQRKESRGLHYTLDYPGLTAEAKDTVLIPTTYRTLSP, from the coding sequence ATGCCACAGTCCTACGAATTCGATGTTCTCATTATCGGCAGTGGTGCTGCCGGCCTCACCGTTGCACTCAATTTGCCTGAGCACCTGCGCATCTGCGTACTGAGCAAGGCCGACATTTCCAGTGGCGCGACGCTCTGGGCCCAGGGCGGTATTGCGGCGGTTCTGGACGACGACGACTCCATCGAGGATCACATCCAGGACACCCTGGCCGCCGGAGCCGGACTGTGCCATGAAGACGCGGTACGGTTCACCGTCGAACATGGCCGCGAGAGCATTGACTGGCTCATCAATTCCGGCGTGGATTTCACCAAGGATGAAAACGCCCATTACCACCTGACCCGGGAAGGCGGACACAGCCACCGCCGCATCATCCACGCTGCCGATGCCACCGGCCATGCGGTATCCACCACGCTCACGGAGCAGGCTCAGTCACGCCCCAACATTGAGCTCATGTCCAGCCGGGTTGCCATCGACCTGATCACAAACCGCAAGCTGTCATTGCCGGGCAACCGTTGTGTCGGCGCCTACATCCTCAATCTTGAGGACAACCACGTTGAACTGTTCCGGGCCCGGTTTACGGTGATTGCCACGGGCGGCGCCTCCAAGGCCTATCGCTACACCACCAACCCGGACGGCGCCTCCGGGGACGGGATCGCCATGGCCTGGCGCGCGGGCTGCCGGGTTGCCAACATGGAATTCAACCAGTTCCATCCGACCTGCCTGTATCACCCGCACGCCAAATCGTTTCTGATTACGGAGGCCGTACGCGGTGAAGGCGGACTGCTGAAGCTGCCCGACGGCAGCCGCTTCATGGACCGGTTCGACGAGCGGGCCGAACTGGCGCCGAGGGATATTGTGGCCCGGGCCATTGACCATGAAATGAAACGCCTGGGTGCCGACCATCTTTACCTGGACATCAGTCATAAGCCGGCGGATTTTATCAAGCACCACTTCCCGACCATCTACGAGAAATGCCTCGGTTTCGGTATCGACATCACCCGGGAACCCCTCCCGGTCGTGCCGGCCGCCCACTACACCTGCGGCGGAATCATCACTGACGAGCGCGCCCGCTCAGACATCAACGGGCTCTATGTGGTGGGCGAGGCCGGCTTTACCGGCTTGCACGGCGCGAACCGGATGGCCAGCAACTCCCTGCTGGAGTGCCTCGTTTATGGCCGTTCCGCGGCGCAGGACATTGCCCGCCGGGAGGCGGACATCCCGCCACCGCCGGAAGCACCGGACTGGGATGAGAGCCAGGTGCGGGATTCCGACGAGGACGTGGTTATTTCCCATAACTGGGATGAGTTGCGGCACTTTATGTGGGACTATGTCGGTATTGTCAGGACCACCAAACGACTGCAGCGGGCGAAACACCGCGTTGACCTGCTGTCCCGTGAAATTGGTGAGTTCTACAGCAACTACCGGGTCTCCAACGACCTCCTGGAGTTGCGGAACCTGGTCACCGTGTCCGACCTGATTATCTGTTCTGCCCTCCAGCGCAAGGAAAGCCGGGGACTGCACTACACGCTTGATTACCCTGGTCTGACCGCTGAAGCCAAGGATACCGTACTCATTCCGACGACCTACCGTACGCTGTCTCCCTGA
- the rpoE gene encoding RNA polymerase sigma factor RpoE, whose translation MTQRNLAKTGQLAVKTGKPGTPSMTPDQDQRQGESSDSQTDLQLVRKVRNGDRAAFDLLVVKYQSRVASIISRYVYDSQEVMDLTQEAFVKAFRALDRFRGDSAFYTWLYRIAVNTAKNFLESRGRRPQGSADVTEAEHFDDGGRLRDIASPERLLQREELQKALSEAIAQLPEELRSAFLLREYDGLSYEDIARILDCPIGTVRSRIFRARDAVDRHLGPLLNHSAT comes from the coding sequence ATGACGCAAAGAAACCTAGCGAAGACCGGTCAACTGGCCGTTAAAACAGGGAAGCCCGGCACACCGTCCATGACTCCTGACCAAGACCAGAGACAGGGTGAAAGCTCTGACAGTCAGACCGATCTGCAGCTTGTGCGCAAGGTGCGGAACGGGGATCGTGCGGCGTTTGATTTGCTCGTGGTCAAGTATCAGTCGAGGGTCGCGTCTATCATCAGCCGTTACGTTTACGACAGTCAGGAAGTCATGGATCTGACCCAGGAAGCCTTCGTCAAAGCCTTCCGGGCCCTGGATCGGTTCCGGGGTGACAGCGCCTTTTACACCTGGCTCTATCGAATTGCTGTAAACACGGCGAAGAATTTTCTGGAATCCCGTGGGCGTCGGCCCCAGGGCAGTGCTGACGTGACCGAGGCCGAGCATTTTGACGATGGTGGTCGGCTCAGGGACATTGCCTCCCCGGAACGGCTGCTGCAGCGCGAGGAACTACAAAAAGCGTTGTCAGAAGCGATTGCCCAATTGCCGGAGGAGCTGCGTTCGGCGTTTCTGCTGCGGGAGTACGACGGTCTCAGTTATGAGGATATCGCCCGGATACTCGATTGCCCGATCGGTACCGTGCGTTCCCGAATTTTCAGGGCACGGGATGCGGTTGACCGCCATCTCGGGCCTTTGCTCAATCATTCAGCGACGTAG
- a CDS encoding sigma-E factor negative regulatory protein, translating to MDDRLRETLSAMMDDEADELAVRRLLSHGRQDEVREQWQRWQQVRGLMHSSHSPADGVDVSVAVREMLEGRPRPSSDHSVTDLKPATRWQWPAVAMVTMALLVGFGAGAGWESVDVEAGTPVAATEPVDPSAVPPVNEIALQGLDEEQWEHMSRYLLEHAQHNSVGAGRGSVGYARLVSASGSGY from the coding sequence ATGGACGATCGTCTCAGAGAAACACTTTCAGCCATGATGGACGACGAGGCCGATGAGCTGGCGGTTCGACGCCTGCTTTCCCATGGTCGGCAGGATGAGGTGCGCGAGCAGTGGCAGCGATGGCAGCAGGTAAGAGGGCTGATGCACAGCAGTCATTCTCCGGCGGACGGCGTCGATGTCAGTGTGGCGGTACGGGAAATGTTGGAAGGGCGGCCACGACCGTCCTCTGACCACAGCGTGACGGATCTGAAGCCCGCGACCCGCTGGCAATGGCCGGCCGTTGCCATGGTGACCATGGCGCTTCTGGTTGGATTTGGTGCGGGTGCCGGCTGGGAGTCGGTGGACGTTGAGGCTGGTACCCCGGTTGCGGCCACGGAGCCGGTTGATCCGTCCGCAGTGCCGCCGGTCAATGAAATTGCACTCCAGGGGCTTGATGAGGAGCAGTGGGAGCACATGAGCCGATACCTCCTTGAGCATGCCCAGCATAACAGTGTGGGGGCAGGGCGCGGTTCCGTTGGTTATGCGCGACTGGTGAGTGCGTCGGGTAGCGGTTACTGA
- a CDS encoding HDOD domain-containing protein has product MSNIVETIKTDLITAIENDKLVLPTLPEVALQVREIAESEDSAIADLVKVISNDTALSARLIRVCNSPLFRGSRAIENLNMAVSRLGMAYTSNLAMGLAMEQMFQATSDMVDKRLRATWQTSTEVAGVCHVLAQHYTKLKADQATLAGLVHQIGVLPILRYVEDHDIQISSITLDNVIDELHPRLGATILKKWDFPEELQNVPLEYANFQREGASPDYADLVMIANLQLVAGSDHPWTEMDWNTISAFERVGLDPNIDMSEEEDLNAEMEAAMALLQ; this is encoded by the coding sequence ATGTCAAACATCGTAGAAACCATAAAAACCGATCTGATCACCGCCATCGAAAATGACAAGCTGGTTCTTCCGACACTGCCGGAGGTAGCCCTCCAGGTTCGTGAGATTGCCGAGTCGGAAGACTCCGCGATTGCCGATCTGGTGAAAGTGATCAGTAACGATACCGCGCTCTCGGCTCGTCTCATCCGCGTATGCAACAGCCCGCTGTTCCGTGGCAGTCGCGCCATCGAGAACCTGAACATGGCGGTAAGCCGCCTCGGCATGGCCTACACCAGTAACCTTGCCATGGGCCTTGCCATGGAGCAGATGTTCCAGGCTACATCCGACATGGTCGACAAGCGCCTGCGGGCCACTTGGCAGACCAGCACGGAAGTGGCCGGCGTCTGTCATGTCCTCGCCCAGCATTACACCAAGCTCAAGGCGGACCAGGCGACATTGGCGGGTCTGGTGCATCAGATCGGCGTTCTGCCCATCCTGCGTTACGTTGAGGATCACGACATCCAGATCAGCAGCATCACGCTCGATAATGTGATCGACGAACTGCATCCCCGTCTGGGCGCCACTATCCTGAAAAAATGGGACTTCCCCGAAGAGCTGCAGAATGTGCCCCTGGAATATGCGAATTTCCAGCGTGAGGGAGCGTCTCCCGATTACGCGGACCTGGTCATGATTGCCAACCTGCAGTTGGTCGCCGGCAGTGACCACCCGTGGACCGAGATGGACTGGAACACCATTTCCGCGTTCGAACGGGTCGGGCTCGATCCGAACATCGACATGAGCGAGGAAGAAGATCTGAATGCCGAGATGGAAGCCGCGATGGCGTTGCTGCAATAG
- the ygfZ gene encoding CAF17-like 4Fe-4S cluster assembly/insertion protein YgfZ — translation MTDAASPASGDTASTSTTASAPLPETGWSKLGNRLLVRISGPGTDKFLQGQFSQHLDEVVAGYSPRAAAATPKGRAYCLTRMVRDGENIVMDLDTSLAESTLTHLRKYLMLFRGTSAEPVTDGCVFGLFGDSEAKRLAGQAFSELKRPGDSLALNSGFLIRVEPTAEGLSRFEFWRTDESEAGLDASKECSLADWQASEIAAGIAALTEETKEVFVPQMLNWQHVGGVHFKKGCYTGQEIIARMHFLGQLKKSLYRFRLDADQAPTPGAPILAGDRSVGNVVNAVRLQNGTCELLAVVRHDAADEDLTIDGLADQTLAQLPLPYAVPEREKSPQTDT, via the coding sequence ATGACCGACGCTGCCTCACCAGCATCCGGCGACACCGCTTCCACCTCGACCACTGCCTCGGCCCCCCTGCCGGAGACCGGCTGGTCGAAGCTGGGCAACCGCCTACTGGTTCGCATCAGCGGCCCCGGTACCGACAAGTTCCTCCAGGGCCAGTTCAGCCAGCACCTCGACGAGGTTGTTGCCGGTTACTCACCCCGGGCCGCAGCGGCAACGCCCAAAGGGCGAGCCTACTGCCTGACCCGGATGGTGCGGGACGGTGAAAACATCGTGATGGATCTGGACACCTCGCTGGCTGAGTCGACACTCACCCATTTGCGCAAGTACCTGATGCTGTTCCGGGGCACGTCTGCCGAACCCGTGACGGATGGTTGCGTCTTTGGCCTGTTTGGTGACTCCGAGGCGAAACGACTGGCCGGCCAGGCATTTTCAGAGCTCAAACGCCCGGGGGACTCGCTGGCGCTGAACTCCGGCTTCCTGATTCGTGTCGAACCGACCGCCGAGGGTCTGTCACGATTTGAATTCTGGCGAACTGACGAATCCGAAGCCGGCCTGGATGCCAGCAAAGAGTGCAGCCTGGCCGACTGGCAAGCGTCCGAGATTGCCGCCGGAATTGCCGCACTGACGGAAGAAACGAAAGAGGTCTTTGTGCCCCAGATGCTGAACTGGCAGCACGTTGGTGGTGTGCATTTCAAGAAAGGCTGTTACACGGGCCAGGAAATCATCGCCCGCATGCATTTTCTGGGTCAGCTAAAGAAGAGCCTCTACCGGTTCCGGCTCGACGCAGACCAGGCCCCAACACCTGGCGCGCCCATCCTGGCCGGTGACCGGTCGGTCGGCAACGTGGTCAATGCGGTGCGACTGCAAAATGGCACCTGCGAGCTTCTGGCCGTGGTCAGGCATGACGCAGCAGACGAGGACCTGACGATCGACGGCCTGGCTGACCAGACGCTGGCCCAACTGCCCCTCCCTTACGCCGTGCCCGAGCGGGAAAAAAGCCCACAGACAGATACATAA
- the ung gene encoding uracil-DNA glycosylase, giving the protein MHPVEVLASQLRPDRGWTDHLGDEFRQPYMRALAEFLAEEEQAGKVLFPASQHCFNALNSTPLDRVSVVILGQDPYHGPGQAHGLCFSVRPDVPPPPSLVNIFKEIQSDLDIDAPDHGCLQPWAEDGVLLLNSVLTVVQGQAGAHQGKGWETFTDKVIETINREREGVVFLLWGSYARKKGRHIDRNRHLVLEGPHPSPLSAYRGFFGCKHFSRANDWLQQKGQPSIDWTLPSKAELIARYQK; this is encoded by the coding sequence ATGCATCCGGTTGAGGTACTGGCGAGCCAGCTCAGACCCGACCGGGGCTGGACCGATCATCTCGGCGACGAATTCCGCCAGCCCTACATGCGTGCGTTGGCGGAATTCCTGGCCGAAGAGGAGCAGGCCGGAAAGGTTCTGTTTCCCGCCAGTCAGCACTGTTTCAATGCCCTGAACAGCACGCCCCTCGATCGGGTGTCCGTGGTCATTCTCGGCCAGGACCCCTATCACGGCCCCGGGCAGGCTCATGGCCTGTGTTTTTCGGTCCGGCCGGATGTGCCACCTCCCCCGTCACTGGTCAACATTTTCAAGGAAATCCAGAGCGATCTGGATATCGACGCCCCCGATCACGGCTGCCTGCAGCCCTGGGCGGAAGACGGTGTGCTGTTGCTGAACAGCGTCCTGACGGTGGTTCAGGGGCAGGCCGGCGCCCACCAGGGCAAGGGTTGGGAAACCTTCACCGACAAGGTCATCGAAACCATCAACCGGGAGCGGGAAGGGGTGGTGTTCCTGCTATGGGGCAGTTACGCCCGGAAGAAGGGCCGGCACATCGATCGCAACCGTCACCTGGTGCTGGAGGGCCCTCACCCGTCCCCGCTGAGCGCCTACCGCGGATTTTTCGGGTGCAAGCACTTTTCCCGCGCCAACGATTGGCTGCAACAAAAAGGGCAGCCATCCATTGACTGGACGCTGCCCTCAAAAGCCGAGCTGATTGCCCGCTACCAGAAATAG